The following are encoded together in the Deltaproteobacteria bacterium genome:
- the mraZ gene encoding division/cell wall cluster transcriptional repressor MraZ, whose amino-acid sequence MDIMFRGRSNHILDDKGRLAIPTRFREVLERKENDCLVVTSRDRCLWAFTQEDWQVLEDKAANLPLFDKAGIAFLRGFISSAVECRVKNGRITLPPSLREDAGLQKEVVLAGQLKKFEIWDKGRWDEEFERVKDAFPEASPSLLELRI is encoded by the coding sequence ATGGATATTATGTTTAGAGGCCGCTCAAACCATATTCTGGATGACAAGGGCCGACTGGCCATCCCGACAAGATTCCGGGAGGTGCTGGAGCGGAAGGAGAATGACTGTCTGGTGGTCACCAGCAGGGATCGCTGCCTCTGGGCGTTTACCCAAGAGGACTGGCAGGTCCTCGAAGACAAGGCCGCAAATTTACCCCTCTTTGACAAGGCCGGGATCGCCTTTTTAAGAGGATTTATATCATCTGCCGTGGAATGTCGAGTCAAGAACGGAAGAATCACCCTCCCCCCCAGTCTGAGAGAGGATGCGGGTCTGCAAAAAGAGGTGGTGCTCGCCGGACAACTCAAAAAATTTGAGATTTGGGACAAGGGGAGATGGGACGAGGAGTTTGAAAGGGTCAAGGATGCCTTCCCGGAGGCCAGTCCGTCCCTCTTGGAACTCCGGATTTAA
- the rsmH gene encoding 16S rRNA (cytosine(1402)-N(4))-methyltransferase RsmH, which yields MDYPHTPVLVEEVVNHLVHLPEGTYVDGTAGAGGHSEAILNRLAGKGHLICLDRDPDAVNLCRRRLAGFGNVCIIRANFADLADVLKDLGLKGVDGILLDLGMSSYQLEKSGRGFSFSRGEPLDMRMNPESEITAGDLVNDLPARDLEKILREYGEEKKARWIVRAIVRAREKGPIESASQLAAIIEAAYPKSRRQRFRHPATRSFQALRIAVNRELQSLDTFLDKIPSLLTAGGRLVVLSYHSLEDRRVKQAMAGWEQACTCPPDFPQCVCGKTPVFRRLFKKGLKPGREELETNPRARSAVMRAAERIAI from the coding sequence TTGGACTATCCTCATACACCGGTGCTTGTGGAAGAGGTCGTCAATCATCTCGTTCATCTTCCGGAAGGGACGTATGTGGATGGCACCGCCGGTGCCGGCGGTCACAGCGAAGCGATTTTAAACCGATTGGCCGGCAAGGGGCACCTAATCTGCCTGGATAGAGACCCCGACGCCGTCAATTTGTGCAGGAGACGATTAGCCGGTTTTGGCAACGTATGCATCATCAGGGCGAATTTTGCCGATTTGGCTGATGTCCTAAAGGACCTCGGCCTCAAGGGGGTGGATGGCATCTTGTTGGACCTGGGGATGTCCTCTTACCAGCTTGAGAAATCCGGCAGGGGATTTAGCTTCAGCAGAGGGGAGCCTCTCGACATGAGAATGAATCCCGAAAGCGAAATTACTGCAGGTGATCTCGTGAATGACCTCCCTGCACGCGACCTCGAGAAGATACTCAGAGAATATGGCGAGGAAAAGAAGGCCCGATGGATTGTCCGGGCCATTGTTCGCGCGCGCGAAAAGGGACCGATAGAATCCGCTTCCCAGTTGGCTGCCATCATTGAAGCAGCATATCCCAAATCTCGCCGACAAAGGTTCAGACATCCAGCAACACGATCATTTCAGGCCCTTAGAATAGCCGTCAACAGGGAACTTCAGAGCCTCGACACATTCCTCGATAAAATTCCGTCGCTGTTGACCGCCGGCGGACGGCTGGTGGTGCTGTCCTACCATTCGCTGGAAGATCGACGGGTCAAACAGGCCATGGCGGGCTGGGAGCAGGCGTGTACCTGCCCTCCGGATTTTCCCCAGTGTGTCTGCGGAAAGACCCCTGTTTTCAGACGCCTGTTCAAAAAGGGATTGAAACCCGGCCGGGAAGAGCTTGAAACCAATCCTAGAGCGCGCAGCGCTGTCATGAGGGCTGCAGAAAGGATCGCAATATGA
- a CDS encoding cell division protein FtsL, translating into MTRSEKLSSMMTSRNAKTGVRLGNFRLKKRRYHVTRKQVVLIILMLFLFMGTGIGYVWSNFERTQIGYDVSQLKKEEMRLKEINRKLRLELALLRSPQNLESKAVKELGLRQPAPDQIIMLP; encoded by the coding sequence ATGACAAGATCGGAAAAGCTATCGAGTATGATGACCTCCCGTAACGCAAAAACAGGTGTTCGGCTGGGAAATTTCCGGCTCAAAAAACGTCGATATCATGTCACCCGGAAACAGGTTGTTTTAATCATTCTCATGCTGTTTCTTTTCATGGGCACGGGTATCGGCTATGTATGGTCTAATTTTGAAAGGACCCAGATCGGATATGACGTGAGCCAGCTGAAAAAAGAGGAAATGCGGCTAAAAGAGATCAACCGTAAACTGCGGCTTGAACTTGCCCTGTTGCGGTCCCCTCAAAACCTGGAATCCAAGGCGGTCAAAGAATTAGGACTCAGACAACCCGCACCTGATCAGATTATCATGTTGCCATGA
- a CDS encoding UDP-N-acetylmuramoyl-L-alanyl-D-glutamate--2,6-diaminopimelate ligase, whose product MRLRELIEGMTIREFQGDQDPEISGIAYDSRRVRPGNLFVALRGHRQDGHAYIGDAVSRGAAGVVSELPLSPDGGEQKNRLPMIQVPDARRALSRLAVRFFDAPFKTMNLIGITGTNGKTTTAYLLESILVAAGKQPGIIGTINYRFSGQVLEAPVTTPESLDLMQTLRRMKDSGVTDVVMEVSSHSLDQGRVRDCPFQVAVFTNLSRDHLDYHRSMEAYFEAKARLFRSSGQREEYSPAHAVINVDDPKGRELIRLTKAGVTTYGVEGRCQIRADDVHLSRGGLKARLITPAGEIDIVSPLIGAHDIYNIMAAAGAALATGIDLNAIASGLGRLTGVPGRLEMVRNRRALAIVVDYAHTPDALLKALNAVRLLTTGRVITVFGCGGDRDRGKRREMGRVAGMGSDRVFITSDNPRTEDPAAIAAQIEKGVIESGIREYVLDLDREQAIRRAVKMADRADAVLIAGKGHETYQIIGHEKRPFDDRLVAAEAANESGDG is encoded by the coding sequence ATGCGATTAAGGGAACTTATCGAGGGGATGACTATCCGGGAGTTTCAGGGCGATCAGGATCCGGAGATATCCGGGATCGCCTATGATTCCCGACGGGTACGGCCGGGGAACCTGTTCGTCGCGCTTCGAGGGCATCGGCAGGACGGCCATGCGTACATCGGGGATGCGGTCTCCAGGGGGGCGGCCGGAGTGGTATCGGAACTGCCCCTTTCTCCCGATGGTGGAGAGCAGAAGAACCGGCTCCCCATGATTCAGGTCCCGGACGCGCGCAGGGCATTGTCCCGGCTGGCGGTCAGGTTTTTTGACGCCCCTTTCAAAACAATGAATCTGATCGGCATTACCGGTACCAACGGGAAGACCACCACCGCGTACCTGCTGGAATCAATTCTCGTTGCCGCAGGAAAACAGCCGGGGATCATAGGGACAATCAATTATCGATTCTCGGGCCAGGTCCTGGAAGCGCCGGTAACCACGCCCGAATCGCTCGATTTGATGCAGACCCTGCGGCGTATGAAGGACAGCGGGGTTACCGATGTGGTGATGGAAGTCTCTTCCCATTCCCTGGATCAGGGAAGGGTCAGGGACTGCCCCTTTCAGGTGGCCGTCTTTACCAACCTGTCCAGGGACCATCTCGATTACCATCGGTCCATGGAGGCCTATTTCGAGGCAAAGGCGCGGCTTTTCAGGTCCTCCGGACAACGGGAGGAATACAGTCCTGCTCACGCGGTGATCAATGTCGACGATCCCAAAGGCCGGGAGCTGATCCGGCTGACAAAGGCCGGTGTCACCACTTACGGGGTGGAGGGAAGGTGTCAGATACGGGCCGATGACGTCCACCTCAGCAGGGGCGGCCTGAAAGCCAGACTCATTACCCCGGCCGGTGAAATAGATATCGTCTCCCCCCTCATCGGGGCGCACGACATCTACAATATCATGGCTGCGGCCGGGGCCGCCTTGGCCACGGGCATCGACCTTAATGCCATAGCCTCGGGTCTCGGTCGACTGACAGGGGTTCCAGGCCGCCTTGAAATGGTGAGAAACAGACGTGCATTGGCTATCGTGGTCGATTACGCCCATACGCCGGACGCACTCCTGAAGGCGCTGAATGCGGTCAGATTGCTGACAACCGGTCGCGTGATCACGGTTTTCGGGTGCGGCGGCGACAGGGACAGGGGAAAACGCAGAGAGATGGGGCGTGTTGCGGGGATGGGGAGCGACAGGGTCTTCATCACCTCGGACAATCCGCGCACCGAAGATCCGGCAGCGATCGCGGCCCAGATCGAAAAGGGGGTCATTGAATCGGGAATCCGGGAATATGTGCTCGATCTGGATCGTGAACAGGCCATCCGGAGGGCGGTTAAAATGGCGGATAGGGCGGATGCGGTTCTGATCGCGGGAAAGGGTCATGAGACCTACCAGATCATCGGCCACGAAAAGAGGCCTTTCGACGATCGCCTGGTGGCCGCAGAGGCGGCGAATGAGTCCGGGGACGGGTGA
- the ilvA gene encoding threonine ammonia-lyase: MRPDFKDIEKAGERLKGVIQRSPLIRSGYFSRMLGAEIFLKLENLQETGAFKVRGAYNRLSQLHPEQRQQGVVAASAGNHAQGIAWASARLGIASTLVMPEDVSIRKLLSVKEYGAEVILSGAHYNDACTHAEALCRDNGSIFVPAFDDPDIIAGQGTIGLELAENIRNDAAVVVPVGGGGLISGIAIALKTLCPHVRIIGVQTKSCPSTAMSLERNSPVTVAVLPTLADGIAVNRPGEITFPIIQKYVDEMVLVEEEGIAGAILNLMDKANVIAEGAGATPLAALLDGQVSTKAHQYILIISGGNIELNTIDRILERGSIKLGRLVRLEINVLDVPGSLHALLGIIAREKANILHIFHDRLDLQNPIEVSRVVLNLETRGHDHARDLVDKLRNSGYPVRQIF; this comes from the coding sequence ATGCGTCCGGATTTCAAAGATATCGAGAAGGCCGGGGAGCGGCTGAAGGGGGTGATTCAGAGGTCCCCTCTGATCCGTTCGGGATATTTCAGCAGGATGCTGGGGGCTGAGATATTTCTGAAACTGGAAAACCTCCAGGAGACCGGGGCCTTCAAGGTGCGGGGGGCCTATAACCGTCTCTCTCAATTGCATCCCGAACAGAGGCAGCAGGGGGTTGTCGCCGCATCGGCCGGCAACCATGCCCAGGGGATTGCCTGGGCGTCGGCACGACTGGGAATCGCATCCACCCTGGTGATGCCGGAAGACGTTTCCATCCGAAAGCTCCTCTCTGTGAAGGAATACGGGGCAGAGGTAATCCTCTCGGGCGCCCATTACAACGATGCCTGCACCCACGCTGAAGCGCTGTGCAGGGACAATGGAAGTATTTTTGTTCCGGCCTTTGACGATCCGGATATCATTGCAGGCCAGGGGACCATCGGTCTGGAACTGGCCGAAAATATAAGGAACGATGCGGCCGTGGTGGTCCCGGTCGGCGGGGGCGGGCTGATCTCCGGGATCGCCATCGCCCTCAAAACCCTTTGTCCCCATGTCCGCATCATCGGTGTTCAGACAAAGAGTTGCCCCTCAACGGCCATGTCTCTGGAAAGGAATTCCCCGGTAACGGTTGCTGTCTTACCTACCCTTGCCGACGGCATCGCCGTAAACCGGCCCGGCGAAATCACCTTCCCCATCATTCAGAAATATGTGGACGAAATGGTCCTGGTGGAGGAGGAAGGGATTGCCGGGGCTATTCTGAACCTGATGGACAAGGCCAATGTCATCGCCGAGGGCGCGGGCGCCACCCCTCTTGCGGCCCTCCTGGACGGTCAGGTCAGCACAAAAGCACACCAATACATCCTGATCATCAGCGGCGGCAACATCGAACTGAATACCATCGACCGGATCCTGGAGAGGGGGTCCATCAAGCTGGGAAGGCTGGTCAGGCTGGAAATCAATGTCCTGGACGTTCCAGGTTCTCTCCACGCGCTTCTCGGGATTATTGCCCGTGAAAAGGCCAATATCCTTCATATCTTCCACGACCGGCTCGACCTGCAGAACCCGATCGAGGTATCCCGGGTGGTCTTGAACCTTGAAACCCGTGGGCACGACCACGCGCGAGATCTGGTGGACAAGCTCAGAAACTCGGGCTATCCGGTGAGGCAGATATTTTAG
- a CDS encoding transpeptidase family protein, translated as MKVKEKKWIRFRIYVIAVFFLLGFGTIFARAYQLQVIEKDFLRGTAENGIVGTTQLPPDRGTIYDRERNELALSVQVGSVFAHPRQIKDKKTAARSLSRILNENEAGIFAVLKGNRSFEWIKRKIPPDQARQVADLKIAGLGVTTESRRYYPGRETGAHLIGFAGTDNQGLEGLERKYDAPLKGAPHRLIWMRDALGRPFATSRPAPFDQGMHHLTLTIDKDIQYKAQEALKAAVTKSRARGGHCLVVNPKTGEILAMAVVPEFNPNHFSKYSPDHWRNRILTDCFEPGSTIKAFLVSAALDASVVTPRTEFYCEEGKYKVGGRVVHDTHKHGRLTVSDIVVQSSNIGAIKIGQKLGYARFCDYLKRFGFSEKTGIDLLGERQGFIRSPEKAKTIDQATLFFGQGMTATSLQLAMAMSAIANGGNLMRPFVVQKIVDETGRVIEETRPKVVRRVISARTAKTVTSILEGVSGSEGTAERAAISGFKVAGKTGTSQKVDPSTKRYSRSKYIASFVGFVPSDRPRLLISVLIDEPKGVVYGGLVAGPVFSEVGSWTLNHLRVNPQPALLATAEPEKGSTDASEDAGNRPESPAVRDLADHLLEGLLPDFKGMGMREVLKRGRKLGLKVCLEGSGLAVAQTPEAGSPLEKVGTVTVKFNPPGQS; from the coding sequence ATGAAGGTTAAGGAAAAAAAATGGATTCGATTTCGCATTTATGTGATCGCTGTTTTTTTTCTCCTTGGTTTCGGGACAATATTCGCCAGGGCCTATCAGCTCCAGGTCATTGAAAAAGACTTTCTACGGGGTACCGCCGAAAATGGCATTGTCGGTACTACCCAACTCCCTCCCGACCGCGGGACTATTTATGACAGAGAACGCAATGAGTTGGCCCTCAGTGTCCAGGTAGGGTCGGTTTTTGCGCACCCCAGGCAAATCAAGGACAAGAAAACGGCCGCCAGAAGTCTATCCCGGATCCTGAATGAAAATGAGGCCGGTATCTTCGCGGTTCTTAAGGGCAATCGATCATTTGAATGGATAAAACGGAAAATACCCCCTGATCAGGCCCGGCAGGTGGCGGACCTTAAGATAGCGGGGCTCGGCGTCACCACTGAGTCCAGGAGGTACTATCCGGGTCGAGAAACCGGGGCCCACCTGATCGGTTTTGCCGGGACCGACAATCAGGGGCTGGAAGGGCTGGAAAGAAAATATGATGCCCCTTTGAAGGGGGCCCCGCACCGGCTGATATGGATGCGCGATGCCCTGGGCAGGCCCTTTGCCACCAGCCGACCCGCCCCTTTCGATCAGGGGATGCACCACCTGACGCTCACAATTGACAAGGATATCCAGTACAAGGCCCAGGAGGCCCTGAAGGCGGCGGTGACTAAGAGCCGCGCCAGAGGGGGACACTGCCTGGTCGTAAACCCTAAGACCGGTGAGATCCTGGCAATGGCCGTGGTCCCGGAGTTTAACCCGAATCACTTCTCCAAATACAGCCCGGATCACTGGAGGAACCGGATCCTTACCGACTGTTTTGAGCCGGGGTCCACCATCAAGGCATTCCTGGTTTCCGCGGCCCTGGATGCGTCTGTGGTGACGCCGCGTACAGAGTTCTATTGCGAAGAAGGAAAATACAAGGTCGGCGGAAGGGTGGTTCATGATACCCACAAGCACGGCAGATTGACCGTTTCGGACATCGTTGTTCAATCCAGCAATATCGGAGCGATCAAGATCGGTCAGAAACTGGGATATGCAAGGTTTTGCGATTATCTGAAGCGATTCGGGTTTTCCGAGAAGACCGGCATCGATCTGCTGGGGGAGCGACAGGGATTTATCCGGTCGCCGGAAAAGGCAAAGACGATCGATCAGGCAACGCTTTTTTTCGGGCAGGGGATGACCGCCACGTCTTTACAACTGGCCATGGCCATGTCGGCCATTGCAAATGGAGGAAATCTGATGCGACCCTTTGTTGTCCAGAAGATTGTTGATGAAACAGGCCGCGTGATTGAAGAGACCCGACCCAAGGTCGTGAGACGGGTCATTTCCGCCCGGACTGCCAAGACCGTCACCAGCATTCTGGAAGGTGTTTCGGGGAGCGAAGGAACCGCTGAAAGGGCCGCCATAAGCGGATTCAAGGTAGCTGGAAAGACGGGCACCTCGCAGAAGGTCGACCCGAGTACGAAACGGTATTCCAGGAGCAAATACATCGCCAGCTTTGTGGGGTTTGTCCCCTCCGATCGACCCAGGTTGTTGATTTCCGTATTGATAGATGAACCCAAAGGGGTGGTGTACGGGGGGCTGGTGGCGGGACCGGTATTCAGCGAGGTGGGATCGTGGACCCTCAATCACCTGAGGGTCAATCCTCAACCCGCCCTTCTCGCAACCGCCGAGCCCGAAAAGGGATCGACGGATGCTTCTGAAGATGCGGGCAATCGGCCCGAGTCTCCCGCGGTGAGAGATCTTGCCGATCACCTGCTGGAGGGCCTTCTCCCCGATTTCAAGGGTATGGGAATGAGGGAGGTGCTGAAGAGAGGGAGGAAACTGGGCCTCAAGGTGTGCCTGGAAGGATCGGGCCTGGCCGTAGCCCAGACGCCGGAAGCCGGATCCCCGTTGGAGAAGGTGGGCACCGTGACCGTAAAGTTCAATCCGCCGGGACAGTCTTGA
- a CDS encoding putative toxin-antitoxin system toxin component, PIN family, which produces MKVVFDTDIHISAFVIPGGNAERAYLHAIEGDFNLCTSIAILTELARKLDEKFGWEKHRIEQVITAIGNLATIFKPSPRLKVVSDDPDNRVLECALEAGAELIVTGDQHLLKLIKYQHVGIIRLSTFLTTLNQPPDP; this is translated from the coding sequence GTGAAAGTCGTCTTTGATACCGACATCCATATCTCTGCTTTTGTGATACCCGGTGGGAATGCCGAAAGGGCGTACTTGCACGCCATCGAGGGAGATTTCAACCTGTGTACCTCCATTGCCATTCTCACGGAATTGGCTCGTAAACTGGATGAAAAGTTCGGGTGGGAAAAGCATAGGATTGAACAGGTGATAACGGCCATCGGCAACCTTGCAACTATCTTTAAACCCTCCCCACGGCTGAAGGTGGTATCAGATGACCCGGACAATCGCGTTTTGGAATGTGCCTTGGAGGCCGGGGCGGAGTTGATCGTAACCGGCGATCAACATCTGCTCAAATTGATTAAATATCAACATGTTGGAATCATCAGATTGTCAACATTTCTTACAACCCTTAACCAACCGCCCGACCCCTGA
- a CDS encoding glycosyltransferase: MATDTSSNISILDNARDVHLPANMTCQSNKFPVRTSDTLVCIPTYNEDSNICQIIEAILQLPLKVDIVVIDDNSFDRTRERVADYASREKRVALILRPRKLGVGSAHRLGWLYARQLGYNQIVTLDADLSHDPSDIPKLLEKISAEADVAIGSRFTEGGRLDYRGWRLFASKTANCLVRFLLRLPLNEYTTSLRAARLDRVPFGLVETIDHDGYSFFFVCIWRFLKAGLTVLEIPIHFHDRNAGGSKLSAIEILRAIITLAGLSCLPNRSYRSTAQCNVRHCPSCGGPYVVQNGSRKSLCLRCFYG, from the coding sequence TTGGCCACAGACACCAGCTCTAATATTTCCATACTTGATAATGCCCGTGATGTCCACCTACCGGCGAATATGACGTGCCAATCGAACAAATTTCCGGTTCGGACCTCCGACACGCTCGTTTGCATTCCCACCTACAACGAGGATAGCAATATTTGCCAAATTATTGAGGCTATATTACAGCTGCCACTCAAAGTTGACATTGTAGTTATCGACGATAACTCCTTCGACAGGACACGCGAGCGTGTCGCAGATTACGCTTCGCGTGAAAAGCGCGTTGCACTCATTCTCAGACCTCGCAAGCTTGGTGTTGGCTCGGCGCATCGGCTCGGCTGGTTGTATGCAAGACAGCTTGGCTACAATCAGATTGTTACGCTCGATGCCGATCTTTCCCATGACCCTTCAGATATCCCCAAGCTCCTCGAAAAAATCTCCGCCGAAGCTGATGTTGCAATAGGATCACGTTTTACGGAAGGCGGCCGCCTGGATTACCGGGGATGGCGTTTGTTTGCAAGCAAAACAGCCAACTGTTTAGTACGTTTTTTATTGCGGCTCCCGCTTAATGAATACACAACTTCCCTCAGGGCAGCACGGCTCGACCGTGTCCCGTTCGGATTGGTCGAAACGATCGATCATGATGGCTACTCGTTTTTCTTTGTTTGTATTTGGCGCTTCCTGAAGGCTGGGCTCACTGTGCTCGAAATTCCCATTCACTTCCATGACCGAAATGCAGGTGGTTCGAAGCTCTCGGCAATTGAAATCTTGCGCGCGATCATCACATTGGCTGGCCTTTCGTGTCTGCCAAACCGCAGCTACCGGTCAACCGCACAATGCAACGTACGCCACTGTCCCTCGTGCGGTGGTCCGTATGTAGTACAAAACGGGTCTCGAAAGAGTCTTTGCTTACGGTGCTTCTACGGCTGA
- a CDS encoding ribbon-helix-helix domain-containing protein — MKATKNRIALTISMPPDMAEEYDNLARRLAKNRSVLFREMFLSFKKQHLKAEFRELQRYGAERAQQKGVFTESDVEKLVFQGR, encoded by the coding sequence ATGAAAGCAACGAAAAACCGTATTGCATTAACGATTTCCATGCCGCCGGACATGGCTGAGGAATATGACAACCTGGCCAGAAGACTTGCAAAAAACAGGAGTGTCCTTTTCAGAGAAATGTTTCTGTCTTTCAAGAAACAGCATCTGAAAGCGGAGTTTCGAGAACTTCAGAGATATGGCGCCGAACGCGCACAGCAGAAGGGGGTCTTTACGGAATCGGATGTTGAAAAACTTGTTTTTCAAGGGCGCTGA
- a CDS encoding O-acetyl-ADP-ribose deacetylase — MKEKIRIIEGDITGQAVDAIVNAANTSLLGGGGVDGAIHRAAGPELLEETRQMGGCPTGEARVSKGYRLPARWVIHTVGPVWSGGHRNEEALLAACYRNSLQAAVDMGAKTIAFPSISTGAYRFPLEKATEIAMRETKRFLGQDSTLEEVVFVCFGKEVLTIYQEAFQRVFGG, encoded by the coding sequence ATGAAAGAAAAGATCCGGATTATCGAAGGAGACATCACCGGACAGGCGGTGGATGCCATCGTCAATGCCGCCAATACATCTCTGTTGGGGGGCGGAGGGGTTGACGGCGCGATCCATCGCGCAGCCGGTCCCGAGCTCCTGGAGGAGACCCGGCAGATGGGGGGGTGTCCGACCGGAGAAGCGCGGGTGAGCAAGGGGTATCGGCTCCCTGCCAGGTGGGTGATCCATACCGTAGGGCCTGTCTGGTCCGGCGGGCACAGGAATGAAGAGGCCCTCCTGGCCGCCTGCTACAGGAACAGCCTTCAGGCGGCCGTGGACATGGGCGCCAAAACCATCGCTTTTCCATCCATCAGCACGGGCGCGTACCGGTTTCCTTTGGAAAAGGCAACCGAGATCGCCATGAGAGAAACCAAGCGGTTCCTTGGACAGGACAGCACCCTTGAAGAGGTGGTTTTTGTCTGCTTTGGAAAGGAGGTACTGACGATCTATCAGGAGGCGTTTCAGAGGGTATTCGGCGGATAA
- a CDS encoding flavodoxin family protein encodes MEKSDERVKIVVLNGTYRPNGTTTQLARSFMEGAKANGAEVDMMMLRDRTIGYCINCLKCYGFIGEGIAPCSLKDDMDDLIARIVEADGILFASPVHNGFVTGLMTAFWERLSWRVARPDGPFLNCMSIKTRINNKVRAVGAISSAGGMPSRLRKSCDDGTPWMKSNAPLMLHGQWIGDIYAGADLEHMPESRQDWHRIFFLRRLSAGQRQEAYTLGVRMAKAIQSGGLKPVTIDRMIHPALKWILKPIFTFSPPYRVSR; translated from the coding sequence ATGGAGAAGAGCGATGAACGAGTGAAAATCGTCGTATTGAACGGTACCTATCGTCCCAACGGGACGACCACCCAACTCGCCCGGTCGTTCATGGAAGGAGCCAAGGCCAACGGTGCGGAGGTCGATATGATGATGCTCCGTGATCGAACGATCGGGTACTGCATCAACTGCCTGAAATGTTATGGGTTTATCGGAGAGGGGATAGCTCCATGCAGTCTGAAGGACGATATGGATGACCTTATCGCCCGAATCGTTGAGGCGGACGGCATCCTTTTCGCCTCGCCGGTGCATAACGGGTTTGTGACCGGTCTAATGACGGCATTCTGGGAGCGTTTGTCATGGCGGGTGGCGCGACCGGACGGGCCGTTTCTGAATTGCATGAGCATCAAGACCCGCATAAATAACAAAGTGCGGGCCGTTGGCGCGATCTCGAGTGCCGGCGGCATGCCCAGCCGCTTGAGAAAGTCATGCGATGACGGAACGCCCTGGATGAAAAGCAATGCGCCTTTGATGCTTCACGGACAGTGGATCGGGGATATATATGCCGGCGCGGATCTGGAACACATGCCGGAAAGCAGACAGGATTGGCATCGGATCTTCTTCCTGCGGCGTCTGAGCGCAGGGCAGCGACAGGAGGCATACACACTCGGTGTGCGAATGGCAAAAGCCATCCAGTCCGGCGGTCTGAAACCGGTTACCATAGACAGGATGATCCATCCGGCGCTGAAATGGATCTTAAAGCCCATTTTCACTTTCAGCCCGCCGTATCGAGTGTCCCGGTAA
- a CDS encoding nitronate monooxygenase has protein sequence MFQTKMTEMLGVQYPIVGGTMMHISTAEFTAAISNAGGLGILASAIYPSRETFGEALDQLLKLTDRPFAVNLNLFPMMRPIDNNDYLDVLLEKGVKIVETSGHSAPEALCARFKEAGLTWIHKCVGIRYALKVQDMGADMITVVGYENGGATGKLDIGTFVLVPQAVESLRVPVIGGGGVSNGRGLVALLALGAQGVIIGTRLLTTREAPIHEALKEALVQASELDTMLVMRSIGATHRVWTNAAARKITELEANQAGLPEILNIATGEKAKKMYREGDLDAGIISCGQGVGMAHDIPTIKALFDRMMSEAEGVVKGLAVN, from the coding sequence ATGTTTCAGACCAAGATGACAGAGATGCTGGGGGTGCAATACCCCATTGTAGGGGGCACCATGATGCATATCTCCACGGCCGAATTTACCGCCGCCATCTCCAATGCCGGTGGCCTGGGCATCCTTGCCTCGGCCATCTACCCGAGCCGGGAGACCTTTGGTGAGGCCCTGGATCAGCTTCTGAAGCTGACGGATCGGCCTTTTGCGGTCAATCTCAATCTTTTTCCGATGATGCGTCCCATCGACAATAATGATTATCTGGATGTCCTGCTGGAGAAGGGGGTCAAAATTGTGGAGACCTCAGGACATTCCGCGCCCGAAGCGCTCTGCGCCCGCTTCAAGGAGGCAGGTCTGACCTGGATCCATAAATGCGTGGGGATCCGTTATGCCCTCAAGGTCCAGGATATGGGCGCGGATATGATCACCGTGGTGGGCTATGAAAACGGGGGCGCCACCGGAAAGCTGGATATCGGCACCTTCGTGCTCGTCCCCCAGGCGGTGGAGAGCCTCCGGGTGCCTGTGATAGGCGGCGGCGGGGTCTCAAACGGAAGGGGCCTTGTCGCGCTCCTGGCCCTGGGAGCGCAGGGCGTTATTATCGGCACGCGGTTGCTGACCACCAGGGAGGCGCCCATCCACGAGGCCCTCAAGGAGGCCCTTGTCCAGGCAAGCGAATTGGACACCATGCTGGTCATGCGCTCCATCGGGGCCACCCACCGGGTCTGGACCAATGCAGCGGCCAGAAAGATTACCGAACTGGAGGCCAACCAGGCCGGTCTGCCTGAGATCCTCAATATCGCCACCGGAGAAAAGGCCAAGAAAATGTACAGGGAGGGCGATCTGGATGCAGGGATTATCTCCTGCGGACAAGGGGTCGGCATGGCCCACGATATCCCCACCATCAAGGCGCTTTTCGACCGGATGATGTCCGAAGCCGAAGGGGTGGTAAAGGGATTGGCAGTGAATTAG